The following proteins are encoded in a genomic region of Populus trichocarpa isolate Nisqually-1 chromosome 13, P.trichocarpa_v4.1, whole genome shotgun sequence:
- the LOC127904184 gene encoding disease resistance response protein 206-like, giving the protein MRATCILLCFFTFLVASSAHPGKKKQYKPCKELVLYFHDIIYNGQNAANATSAIVAAPEGANLTILASQFHFGNIAVFDDPITLDNNLHSPPVGRAQGMYIYDTKNTFTAWLGFSFALNSTDHQGSINFIGADPIMIKTRDISVVGGTGDFFMHRGIATIATDAFEGEVYFRLRVDIKFYECW; this is encoded by the coding sequence atgagagcaaCCTGTattcttctctgtttctttaCGTTTCTTGTTGCGTCTTCAGCCCATCCGGGGAAGAAGAAGCAGTACAAACCGTGCAAGGAATTAGTCCTATACTTTCATGACATTATTTACAATGGCCAGAACGCTGCCAATGCAACCTCAGCAATTGTGGCGGCACCGGAAGGCGCCAACTTAACCATCTTAGCAAGCCAGTTCCATTTTGGCAACATTGCAGTTTTTGATGATCCCATTACCCTTGACAACAATCTTCATTCACCGCCGGTCGGTAGGGCACAAGGCATGTATATTTATGATACCAAAAACACCTTCACTGCCTGGCTAGGCTTTTCATTTGCCCTCAATTCCACAGACCACCAGGGCAGCATAAACTTCATCGGAGCAGACCCAATTATGATAAAGACTAGAGATATATCCGTGGTTGGAGGCACTGGGGATTTCTTTATGCACAGGGGAATTGCTACCATTGCCACCGACGCATTTGAAGGCGAGGTGTATTTCAGGCTCCGAGTTGACATCAAATTCTATGAATGTTGGTAA